From the Kitasatospora atroaurantiaca genome, the window AATAGGCTGCTGCCATGCGAGGAATTCTCCTGGCCGGCGGCACCGGCTCACGACTGTGGCCGCTGACCCGCGCGGTGTCGAAGCAGCTGCTACCGGTGTTCGACAAGCCGATGATCTACTACCCGCTCTCCACCCTGGTGATGGCGGGGATCACCGAGATCCTCATCATCACCACACCGGAGGACCAGTCCCAGTTCCAGCGGCTGCTCGGCGACGGCTCGCAGCTCGGACTGCGCCTGGAGTACGCCGTCCAGGAGCGCCCGGAGGGCATCGCGCAGGCCTTCGTGCTGGGCGCCGAATTCATCGGCGACGAGCCGGTGGCGCTGATCCTCGGCGACAACATCTTCCACGGCAGCGGGCTCGGGACGCGGCTCGCCGAGCACACCGAGGCCAAGGGCGGCAGGGTCTTCGCGTACCCGGTGGCAGACCCGACGGCGTACGGCGTGGTGGAGT encodes:
- the rfbA gene encoding glucose-1-phosphate thymidylyltransferase RfbA encodes the protein MRGILLAGGTGSRLWPLTRAVSKQLLPVFDKPMIYYPLSTLVMAGITEILIITTPEDQSQFQRLLGDGSQLGLRLEYAVQERPEGIAQAFVLGAEFIGDEPVALILGDNIFHGSGLGTRLAEHTEAKGGRVFAYPVADPTAYGVVEFDGEGQVISIEEKPVRPKSRYAVPGLYFYDNRVVEIARGLQPSARGELEITAVNEAYLRAGELHVTKLDRGTAWLDTGTFVSMVQASEFVRVIEERQGFKIGCIEEAVWRAGLIGSAQLRALAEPLVKSGYGQYLLNLLDEEDGR